One region of Flavobacterium sp. KACC 22763 genomic DNA includes:
- a CDS encoding BamA/TamA family outer membrane protein, which yields MENKKTIHKKVLFLLWILLSFNVLHAQKHHTVLKDSLDGAFDLSDFLIYANGFIVVPTIITEPAVGGFGGAVAPIFLKKHAPVIDENGKKRFINPDITGGIGMYTANKSWLAGAFRSATLIKPKILYRGFAAYGDMNLSFYANNLPNQKDQEFKLNFKSTIFYTQWLKQFNNAKWSAGPQYLFLNSKINLPDLDLLPPFVNPKDIKSTISQLGAALQFDGRDNIFTPDKGIRIQTDFFWSDKALGSDYQAWRINLSAIGYYPLAKTLIGGLRIEGEQALGSPPFYLQPGINMRGIPAARYMGKTSIVSELEFRWDLYRRWSLMGFGGLASAFDDWDQAFAKPVVYSYGTGFRYLIARKFKLRMGVDVAKGPEEWAYYIVFGSNWMR from the coding sequence ATGGAAAACAAAAAAACAATACATAAAAAAGTCCTGTTTTTGCTTTGGATACTATTATCGTTTAATGTTTTGCATGCACAAAAACATCATACCGTTTTAAAAGATTCCTTAGACGGTGCTTTCGATTTAAGTGATTTTCTTATTTATGCCAACGGATTTATAGTTGTTCCTACCATTATTACAGAACCCGCCGTAGGAGGATTTGGAGGTGCAGTTGCTCCAATTTTTCTAAAAAAACACGCGCCTGTAATTGATGAAAATGGTAAAAAAAGATTTATAAATCCAGATATTACTGGTGGAATCGGAATGTATACAGCCAATAAAAGCTGGCTGGCAGGAGCTTTTCGTTCTGCAACACTTATAAAACCTAAAATACTCTACCGTGGTTTTGCAGCTTATGGCGACATGAATTTATCATTTTATGCCAATAATTTGCCCAACCAAAAAGATCAGGAGTTTAAGCTCAATTTTAAATCGACTATTTTTTATACACAATGGCTCAAACAGTTTAATAATGCAAAATGGAGCGCAGGGCCGCAGTATTTATTTTTAAATTCAAAAATAAACCTGCCAGATTTAGATCTTCTGCCGCCATTTGTAAATCCGAAAGATATTAAAAGCACCATAAGTCAGCTTGGAGCCGCGCTTCAGTTTGACGGACGTGACAACATATTTACGCCAGACAAAGGAATAAGGATTCAAACCGATTTCTTTTGGTCAGATAAAGCATTGGGGAGCGATTATCAGGCATGGCGTATTAATTTATCGGCAATTGGATATTATCCGTTGGCGAAAACTCTAATTGGCGGACTAAGGATTGAAGGAGAGCAGGCGTTGGGGAGTCCGCCTTTTTATTTACAACCGGGAATTAATATGCGAGGAATTCCTGCTGCCCGATATATGGGAAAAACGAGTATTGTATCTGAACTCGAATTTAGATGGGATTTGTACCGAAGATGGAGCCTCATGGGATTTGGAGGTCTCGCAAGCGCCTTTGACGATTGGGATCAGGCCTTTGCAAAACCAGTTGTTTACAGCTACGGAACAGGTTTTAGATACCTCATTGCCAGAAAGTTTAAACTCCGTATGGGAGTCGATGTGGCCAAAGGACCAGAAGAATGGGCTTACTATATCGTTTTTGGAAGTAACTGGATGCGATAG
- the gapS4b gene encoding GapS4b family protein: MKDKILPYGDRLRQLLVKSNITSSNLNLFLRDKGVFLGGNEKDNSVPLLIKTLITPNEFVELYETQKKKEDNVKINSAVLKCSKDFSLPNIIREGFDLNELVENSSDYKQNFTIKGSPRFYFEDEVGVLDYEIERVNLLDDWTNNLTTHKGTVYVSKREDGAIELKVEQNSTSKETKFINDLINKEIKKAFVKEDIISSKSDYIRIRFNDFSNPDRIQFLYSFTTKMCVYLDFVSVSDIDIYLDEEEKTPEDLKKFLDELESLKLNGKKLQNHPLVTDNKYHKKVIFASLSLKYKFNIDGVKGECVIKIYFPEYISKKDETSEVQYVINFTINKDCKGIASENELRKKVISYIDSHKLRSYNLFKKKETVIESA; the protein is encoded by the coding sequence ATGAAAGATAAGATATTACCATATGGAGATAGGTTAAGACAGTTACTTGTTAAGTCAAACATAACAAGTTCAAATTTGAATTTGTTTTTAAGGGATAAGGGGGTTTTTTTAGGAGGGAATGAAAAAGATAATTCAGTTCCGTTACTTATTAAAACACTTATAACGCCAAATGAATTTGTTGAACTATATGAAACTCAAAAAAAGAAAGAAGATAATGTAAAGATAAATTCTGCTGTTTTAAAATGTAGCAAGGATTTTAGTTTGCCAAATATTATTAGAGAGGGTTTTGATCTCAATGAATTGGTTGAAAATTCAAGCGATTATAAACAAAATTTCACAATTAAAGGAAGTCCAAGATTTTATTTTGAAGATGAGGTTGGGGTTTTGGATTATGAAATTGAAAGAGTCAATTTATTAGATGATTGGACAAATAATCTTACTACTCATAAAGGAACGGTGTATGTTAGTAAACGTGAAGACGGGGCTATTGAGTTAAAAGTTGAGCAGAATTCTACATCCAAAGAAACTAAATTTATCAATGATCTAATTAATAAAGAAATTAAAAAAGCATTTGTAAAAGAAGATATAATCTCTTCTAAATCGGATTATATTAGGATAAGGTTTAATGATTTTTCAAATCCTGATAGAATCCAATTTCTGTATTCTTTTACCACAAAAATGTGTGTTTATTTGGATTTTGTTTCTGTTTCAGATATTGATATTTATTTAGACGAAGAGGAAAAAACTCCAGAAGATTTAAAGAAGTTTTTAGATGAATTAGAATCGCTAAAATTAAATGGAAAAAAACTGCAAAACCATCCTTTAGTTACAGATAATAAATACCATAAAAAAGTAATTTTCGCATCTTTATCTTTAAAGTATAAATTTAACATTGATGGTGTTAAGGGTGAATGTGTAATAAAAATTTATTTTCCAGAATATATATCAAAAAAAGATGAAACATCAGAAGTTCAATATGTAATTAACTTTACAATTAATAAGGATTGTAAAGGCATTGCATCGGAAAACGAATTAAGAAAGAAAGTCATAAGTTATATAGATTCCCATAAATTAAGATCTTATAATTTATTCAAGAAAAAAGAAACTGTAATAGAGTCTGCTTAG
- a CDS encoding Gfo/Idh/MocA family oxidoreductase has translation MQKIKTALLSYGMSGKVFHAPFLDIHEGFELLGSWERSKKLIQEDYPYVKSYASIDELLSDDVDLVIVNTPVGTHYEYAKKVLLAGKHAVVEKAFTTTAAEAKELAKIAKEKGLKLAVFQNRRWDSDFKTVKKVIDENLLGDLVEAEFHFDRYNPLLSPKAHKETANDGAGVLKDLGPHIIDQAISLFGCPKAVFGDIRVTRENSVVDDWIDLTLFYSNFRVRLKAGFFVREANPAYTIHGKKGSFLKPRGDVQEDELKIGKKPNLDSWGTEDESLQGLLHTEIDGKIVREKIPTLQGNYFSFFDGVYESIANDKKEPVTADEGVKVMQVIEAAIASNAQQKVIGIS, from the coding sequence ATGCAGAAAATTAAAACAGCATTATTATCATACGGAATGTCGGGGAAAGTTTTTCACGCTCCGTTTTTAGATATTCACGAAGGATTTGAACTTTTAGGTTCTTGGGAAAGAAGTAAAAAATTAATTCAGGAAGATTATCCATACGTAAAAAGCTATGCTTCGATAGACGAATTATTAAGTGATGATGTCGATTTGGTAATTGTAAATACGCCAGTCGGTACGCATTACGAGTATGCCAAAAAAGTGCTTTTGGCAGGAAAACATGCCGTTGTAGAAAAAGCATTTACAACAACAGCTGCAGAAGCAAAAGAATTGGCAAAAATTGCCAAAGAAAAAGGTTTAAAATTGGCTGTTTTTCAGAACAGAAGATGGGATAGTGATTTTAAAACCGTAAAAAAAGTAATCGATGAGAACCTTTTGGGAGATTTGGTCGAAGCCGAATTTCATTTTGACAGATATAATCCGTTATTGAGTCCAAAAGCGCATAAAGAAACAGCCAATGATGGAGCGGGAGTTCTAAAAGATTTAGGTCCTCATATTATAGATCAGGCGATAAGTCTGTTTGGTTGTCCGAAAGCTGTATTTGGAGACATTCGCGTAACCAGAGAAAATTCTGTTGTAGACGACTGGATCGATTTGACGTTGTTTTATTCTAATTTCAGAGTCCGTTTAAAAGCAGGATTTTTTGTGAGAGAAGCCAATCCAGCGTATACTATTCACGGAAAAAAAGGCTCTTTCTTAAAGCCTCGTGGAGATGTTCAGGAAGACGAATTGAAAATTGGCAAAAAACCAAATCTAGATTCTTGGGGAACAGAAGATGAAAGTCTTCAAGGACTTTTGCACACCGAAATTGACGGTAAAATTGTGAGAGAAAAAATCCCAACGCTTCAAGGCAATTACTTTAGTTTCTTCGATGGTGTTTACGAATCAATTGCAAACGATAAAAAAGAGCCTGTTACTGCAGACGAAGGCGTAAAAGTAATGCAGGTGATAGAAGCCGCAATTGCGAGTAATGCCCAGCAAAAAGTAATAGGTATATCGTAG
- a CDS encoding GIY-YIG nuclease family protein: MNHIVYILHSLKLNRYYIGYTTNFDLRLEFHKNSPSNKFTANANDWTLFLSFDCTNKTQALSIEKHIKNMKSKTYIENLIKYPDIILKLKEKYK, from the coding sequence ATGAATCATATTGTATATATTCTACACTCCCTAAAGCTTAATCGATATTATATTGGCTATACAACTAATTTTGACTTAAGATTAGAATTTCACAAAAATTCACCTTCCAACAAATTTACTGCAAATGCAAATGACTGGACTTTGTTTCTTAGTTTTGACTGTACCAACAAAACACAAGCACTTTCAATAGAAAAGCATATCAAAAACATGAAGAGCAAAACTTATATTGAAAACTTAATCAAGTATCCCGATATTATTTTAAAATTGAAAGAAAAATACAAATAA
- the gapS4a gene encoding GapS4a family protein translates to MGEWSKSVGEEGEKIVEYLFENILGYKTLRKKNSISCNNGEKHKMGDGPKTSHGIDGLITVHSPLQDKVLDVGIISVKFTANEYPKAPKGDFKKHFKDLVYTLECYENSKLNSEINRSFSNVTKTDITGILVWASNESDLDFDVISKVSNMTVSSDYHFNRIIVLDNARITFFVNLIENVKNKFKQGIVSFVYHNSGLNALSLESKSYGEFLPIQYLFSDIIPLRVEIDNKVTFIIGVRDNFKYEDLLRIFSFVKSFDHLDSSSNVIITFPDYNETKNSSDVEKALSFFGNDSFKSNLTVTKHTLDFKNR, encoded by the coding sequence ATGGGAGAATGGTCTAAAAGTGTTGGTGAAGAAGGGGAAAAGATAGTGGAATATTTATTTGAGAATATTTTAGGTTATAAAACATTAAGGAAAAAAAATAGTATTTCATGCAATAATGGAGAAAAACATAAAATGGGAGATGGTCCAAAAACAAGTCATGGAATTGATGGTTTGATTACAGTACATTCTCCTTTGCAAGACAAGGTCTTAGATGTCGGAATTATTTCTGTTAAGTTTACTGCTAATGAATATCCTAAAGCGCCTAAAGGAGACTTTAAAAAACATTTTAAAGATTTGGTTTATACGCTAGAATGTTATGAAAATTCTAAGCTCAATTCTGAGATTAACAGAAGTTTTTCGAATGTTACTAAAACAGATATTACAGGGATTTTAGTTTGGGCTTCAAATGAAAGTGATTTAGATTTTGATGTGATTTCTAAAGTGTCAAATATGACTGTAAGTTCAGATTATCATTTTAATAGAATAATTGTTTTAGATAATGCTAGAATAACATTTTTTGTAAATTTAATTGAAAATGTAAAAAATAAATTCAAGCAAGGGATAGTGTCTTTTGTATATCATAATTCAGGATTGAATGCATTAAGTCTAGAATCAAAGAGTTATGGTGAATTTTTACCAATTCAATATTTATTTTCAGATATTATTCCTTTAAGAGTTGAGATCGATAATAAGGTAACCTTCATCATTGGTGTTCGGGACAATTTTAAGTATGAAGACTTATTAAGAATTTTTTCTTTTGTTAAAAGTTTTGATCATTTAGATTCGTCAAGCAATGTGATTATTACATTTCCTGATTACAATGAAACTAAAAATTCATCAGACGTAGAAAAGGCTCTTTCGTTTTTTGGAAACGACAGTTTTAAATCAAATCTAACAGTTACAAAGCACACACTAGACTTTAAAAATCGATAG
- a CDS encoding NADH:flavin oxidoreductase/NADH oxidase, whose protein sequence is MATKLFSPLTIKKITLKNRIAISPMCQYSAIDGFANDWHLVHLGSRASGGAGLIIQEATAVSPEARISPADLGIWKDEHIEKLKQINAFIVSQNSIPGIQLAHAGRKASVSAPWLGNKKLDFAQGGWQTVAPSAIPYHEGEPFLPEALDKNGIQKVISDFKTATKRVVEAGYQVVEIHAAHGYLLHQFLSPLTNVRTDEYGGSFENRIRFTLEVVEAVQSEWPSDLPLFVRISATDWAENGWNPEESVQLSKILKEKGVDLIDVSSGGLVSHQKITLGPGYQVPFAEKVKAEAGIATGAVGLITEAKQAEEILDMDQADLILFARESLRSPNLPLDFAKALNDDIQWPKQYERAKL, encoded by the coding sequence ATGGCAACGAAATTATTTTCTCCTCTTACTATAAAAAAGATCACTTTAAAAAATAGAATTGCAATTTCACCAATGTGCCAGTATTCTGCAATTGACGGATTTGCAAACGATTGGCATCTAGTTCATTTAGGAAGCCGTGCCAGTGGGGGTGCCGGACTTATTATTCAGGAAGCGACGGCAGTTTCTCCAGAAGCTAGAATCTCTCCTGCCGATTTAGGAATCTGGAAAGATGAACATATCGAAAAACTAAAGCAGATTAATGCTTTTATAGTTTCTCAGAATTCGATTCCAGGAATCCAGTTAGCGCATGCAGGAAGAAAAGCTAGCGTTTCAGCTCCGTGGTTGGGAAACAAAAAATTAGATTTCGCTCAAGGCGGATGGCAAACCGTTGCACCAAGTGCGATTCCGTATCATGAAGGCGAACCATTTCTTCCAGAAGCTTTAGATAAAAATGGAATTCAGAAAGTAATCTCCGATTTTAAAACCGCAACAAAAAGAGTAGTAGAAGCAGGATATCAGGTTGTAGAAATCCATGCGGCTCATGGATATTTATTGCACCAATTTTTATCGCCTTTAACAAATGTGAGAACAGACGAATATGGAGGAAGTTTTGAGAACAGAATCCGTTTTACATTAGAAGTTGTAGAAGCAGTTCAGTCAGAATGGCCTTCAGATTTGCCTTTATTTGTTAGAATTTCAGCAACCGATTGGGCAGAAAACGGATGGAATCCAGAAGAATCTGTACAGCTTTCTAAAATATTAAAAGAAAAAGGAGTAGATTTAATTGATGTTTCGTCAGGCGGATTGGTTTCGCATCAAAAAATAACATTAGGTCCAGGCTATCAGGTTCCTTTTGCAGAAAAAGTGAAAGCAGAAGCTGGCATTGCAACAGGCGCAGTTGGTTTAATCACAGAAGCCAAACAAGCCGAAGAAATTTTAGATATGGATCAAGCCGATTTGATTTTATTCGCTAGAGAATCTTTAAGAAGCCCAAATCTCCCTTTGGATTTTGCTAAAGCATTAAACGACGATATTCAATGGCCAAAACAATACGAGAGAGCTAAACTTTAA
- a CDS encoding aminopeptidase C produces MNTFSFKSVFAASIFLAGTAGCFAQDILVNSLKLNASDKSKENFKFTEVINLGTTSVKSQGSSGTCWSYSTNSFLESEMIRLGKQPVELSQIYSARNVYVEKGINYVRMHGAITLGDGGALHDVINMYKKYGTVPREVYTGLNYGTDKNKFAEMGALIEGVLAAVVKNPNGELTPNWQKAYSAVIDSYLGKVPDNFTYKGKNYTPQSFAKEVVGINPDEYVEMSSFTNAPYYQKTTMMVPDNWSLDQVYNVKLNDMTDVIDNALKKGYTVAWATDVSEKSFSWKNGVAYVASKKFDDMTAEEKADMFNGPKAEPEITPEMRQAAFDNYTTTDDHGMHIIGLAKDQTGKEYYIVKNSWGETNDYKGFLFVTKNFVKYKTTALLVNKGGIPAEIAKKLGV; encoded by the coding sequence ATGAATACATTTTCATTCAAATCAGTGTTTGCTGCTTCAATATTTTTGGCTGGAACTGCAGGCTGTTTTGCGCAAGACATCTTAGTAAATTCACTTAAACTAAATGCTAGCGACAAAAGTAAAGAGAACTTCAAATTTACAGAAGTAATCAACCTAGGAACAACATCAGTAAAATCTCAAGGATCATCTGGAACTTGCTGGAGCTACTCAACAAACTCATTCTTAGAATCAGAAATGATTCGTTTAGGAAAACAGCCTGTTGAGCTTTCTCAAATTTATTCTGCAAGAAACGTGTATGTAGAAAAAGGTATTAACTATGTTCGTATGCACGGAGCAATTACGCTTGGTGACGGAGGTGCTCTTCACGATGTAATTAATATGTACAAAAAATACGGAACTGTGCCAAGAGAAGTTTACACAGGATTAAACTACGGAACAGACAAAAACAAATTTGCTGAAATGGGCGCTCTTATCGAAGGTGTTCTTGCAGCAGTTGTGAAAAACCCGAACGGAGAATTGACTCCAAACTGGCAAAAAGCATATTCAGCTGTTATTGATTCTTATTTAGGAAAAGTGCCAGATAACTTTACTTACAAAGGAAAAAACTATACGCCACAATCTTTTGCTAAAGAAGTAGTAGGAATTAACCCAGACGAGTATGTAGAAATGTCATCTTTTACAAACGCGCCTTACTACCAAAAAACAACTATGATGGTGCCAGACAACTGGTCATTGGATCAAGTTTACAACGTAAAATTGAACGATATGACAGACGTTATCGACAACGCGCTTAAAAAAGGATATACTGTAGCTTGGGCAACAGATGTTAGCGAGAAAAGCTTTAGCTGGAAAAATGGTGTAGCTTATGTAGCATCTAAAAAATTCGACGACATGACAGCTGAAGAAAAAGCAGACATGTTTAACGGACCAAAAGCTGAACCAGAAATTACTCCAGAAATGCGTCAGGCAGCGTTTGATAACTACACTACAACAGACGACCACGGAATGCACATTATTGGTCTTGCAAAAGATCAAACTGGAAAAGAATACTATATCGTAAAAAATTCTTGGGGAGAAACAAACGACTACAAAGGTTTCTTGTTTGTAACTAAGAACTTCGTAAAATATAAAACTACTGCATTACTAGTAAACAAAGGAGGAATTCCTGCTGAAATTGCTAAGAAATTAGGGGTTTAA
- a CDS encoding helix-turn-helix domain-containing protein translates to MSTATKPKHIGRNISRIRELRGMKQEALAIAIGMSQQTISNIEGSETIDDEKLNVIATALGVSAESIKSFSDEGVVNYFNNVYDNDITDSIVNANALECTFNPIDKIVELYERLVQAEKDKVEYLERLMKGR, encoded by the coding sequence ATGAGCACAGCAACAAAACCAAAACATATCGGGAGAAACATAAGCCGCATTCGTGAGCTTAGAGGAATGAAACAAGAAGCACTTGCCATTGCTATTGGCATGAGCCAACAGACGATTTCTAATATTGAAGGAAGCGAAACGATAGACGACGAGAAACTAAATGTCATTGCAACAGCTTTAGGAGTTTCTGCTGAATCAATAAAAAGTTTTTCAGATGAAGGTGTCGTTAATTATTTCAACAATGTATATGACAACGATATCACCGATAGTATTGTTAATGCAAATGCTTTAGAATGCACTTTCAACCCGATTGATAAAATTGTAGAACTTTATGAGCGTTTGGTTCAGGCTGAAAAGGATAAGGTGGAGTATTTGGAGAGGTTGATGAAGGGAAGATAA
- a CDS encoding MFS transporter: MLININPLSLFQTKAKIKKVFREAKASYLNRIRFAVGMFYFGMGLSFATWASRIPDIKSALHLTEGDLGSILFALPVGQLIVMPFSGKMVTKFGSHRVLIFSLIMYVLCLINLGLATTSLQLSLGLFLFGVFGNLANIAVNTQGVYTEVLFKKTIMSSFHGMWSFAGFTGALVGLGMLALKLSPLHHFIIVAGIVLLMVAFNFKFLVRAKEKKKPKVEGKKLFVKPDTALLWLGVIGFCSMASEGVMFDWSGVYFKDIVKAPGPLVVLGYTSFMIMMASGRFLGDGLINKFGRERVMQISGVMISAGLFTAVFLPYIIPCTIAFMFVGLGVATIVPTVYSIAGKNPTVPAGEALTIVSSVSFLGFLMGPPVIGHIAQSFGLQFSFAFIGIFGVLIAFMVSKIRT, encoded by the coding sequence ATGCTGATAAATATTAATCCATTATCGCTTTTTCAGACCAAAGCCAAAATCAAGAAAGTATTTAGAGAAGCCAAAGCTTCGTATTTAAATCGCATTCGTTTTGCTGTTGGGATGTTTTATTTCGGAATGGGTTTGAGTTTTGCCACATGGGCCAGTAGAATTCCAGATATCAAATCTGCTTTGCATTTAACAGAAGGCGATTTGGGTTCTATACTTTTTGCACTTCCCGTTGGACAGCTAATTGTTATGCCTTTTTCGGGAAAAATGGTAACCAAATTTGGTAGCCACCGTGTTCTAATTTTCTCTTTAATAATGTATGTTTTGTGCCTTATTAATTTAGGTTTGGCAACAACATCATTACAATTATCATTAGGATTATTTTTATTTGGTGTGTTCGGAAATCTTGCCAATATTGCTGTAAACACACAAGGAGTTTACACTGAGGTTTTGTTCAAAAAAACGATCATGTCTTCTTTTCATGGTATGTGGAGTTTTGCCGGATTTACTGGTGCGCTGGTAGGTTTAGGAATGCTGGCTTTAAAATTAAGTCCGCTGCATCACTTTATAATTGTAGCCGGAATTGTTTTATTGATGGTCGCTTTTAATTTTAAATTTTTGGTTAGAGCCAAAGAAAAAAAGAAACCCAAAGTAGAGGGTAAAAAACTATTTGTAAAACCAGATACGGCTTTGCTTTGGCTTGGCGTTATAGGGTTCTGCAGTATGGCCAGTGAAGGCGTTATGTTTGATTGGAGCGGTGTTTACTTTAAAGATATTGTAAAAGCACCTGGGCCATTGGTGGTTTTGGGCTACACTTCTTTTATGATTATGATGGCCAGCGGAAGATTCCTCGGCGACGGATTGATCAATAAATTTGGACGCGAACGCGTTATGCAGATTAGCGGTGTTATGATTTCGGCTGGACTTTTTACAGCTGTTTTTCTTCCTTATATAATTCCGTGCACGATTGCCTTTATGTTTGTAGGTTTGGGCGTTGCAACAATTGTTCCTACGGTTTACAGTATTGCTGGTAAAAACCCGACTGTACCCGCGGGCGAAGCCTTAACGATTGTTTCTAGTGTAAGTTTCTTAGGTTTCTTAATGGGACCGCCTGTAATTGGGCATATTGCTCAAAGTTTCGGACTGCAGTTTTCTTTTGCTTTTATCGGAATTTTTGGAGTTCTGATTGCTTTTATGGTTTCTAAAATTAGAACGTAA
- the rseP gene encoding RIP metalloprotease RseP codes for MDIVIKLSQFLLSLSLLIILHELGHFIPAKLFKTRVEKFYLFFDVKYSLFKKKIGETEYGIGWLPLGGYVKISGMIDESMDKEQMALPPQPWEFRTKPAWQRLIIMLGGVTVNFILAFIIYIGMAFAYGDTYIANADLKDGVAIENPAMLKAGFKTGDKIISIDGKAVENFDSDMNMNVIMAKHVLIERNGQQQTITMPTDFVDQLSKTEKGMLIDIRRPFAIGKVTEESANQNLKPKDLILSLNGQKVKYFDEAKAVLLANKGKEIPAIVLRDLKETPLTLKVSTKGTLDVLAGGLDMKSLEKLGYYKISTKEYGFFESIPVGLQKGKDQLVGYGKQLKMIFNPETKAYKQVGGFAAIYNIFPSSWSWEVFWSITALLSIMLGVMNLLPIPALDGGHVMFLLYEIVSGKKPSDKFLENAQMVGFVLLISLLLFANGNDIYKAIVGK; via the coding sequence ATGGATATAGTTATCAAACTCTCTCAATTTCTATTGAGTTTATCTTTACTTATTATTCTTCATGAATTAGGGCATTTTATCCCTGCAAAATTGTTTAAAACTAGAGTCGAAAAATTTTATTTATTTTTTGATGTTAAATATTCACTATTCAAAAAGAAAATCGGAGAAACAGAATATGGTATCGGATGGCTTCCGTTGGGTGGTTATGTGAAAATTTCTGGAATGATTGACGAAAGTATGGACAAAGAGCAGATGGCACTTCCGCCTCAGCCTTGGGAATTTCGTACTAAACCAGCGTGGCAGCGTTTAATTATCATGCTTGGCGGTGTTACGGTAAACTTTATTCTGGCTTTTATTATCTATATCGGGATGGCGTTTGCTTACGGAGATACTTATATTGCTAATGCTGACTTAAAAGATGGTGTTGCTATTGAAAATCCTGCTATGCTTAAGGCTGGTTTTAAAACTGGTGATAAAATTATTTCTATTGACGGTAAAGCTGTAGAAAATTTTGACAGTGACATGAACATGAATGTGATCATGGCAAAACACGTTTTGATTGAAAGAAACGGACAACAGCAAACAATTACAATGCCAACTGATTTTGTTGATCAGCTTTCTAAAACAGAAAAAGGAATGCTTATCGATATTCGTAGACCTTTTGCAATTGGAAAAGTTACAGAAGAATCTGCTAATCAGAATTTAAAACCAAAAGATTTGATTCTTTCTCTTAACGGACAAAAAGTTAAATATTTTGATGAGGCAAAAGCTGTTTTATTAGCTAATAAAGGAAAAGAAATTCCTGCGATTGTTTTACGTGATTTGAAAGAAACACCTCTTACTTTGAAAGTTTCTACAAAGGGAACTTTAGATGTTCTTGCTGGAGGTTTAGATATGAAATCATTAGAAAAACTAGGATACTATAAAATAAGTACAAAAGAATATGGTTTCTTCGAATCTATTCCGGTTGGTCTTCAAAAAGGAAAAGATCAGTTAGTAGGTTACGGAAAACAATTGAAAATGATTTTTAACCCAGAAACTAAAGCTTACAAACAAGTGGGTGGTTTTGCGGCTATTTATAATATTTTCCCTAGTTCTTGGAGCTGGGAAGTTTTCTGGTCAATCACGGCTTTATTGTCAATTATGCTTGGAGTTATGAATTTATTGCCAATTCCGGCTCTTGATGGTGGTCATGTTATGTTTTTATTGTATGAAATTGTAAGTGGCAAAAAACCGAGCGATAAATTCCTAGAGAATGCGCAAATGGTTGGTTTTGTTTTACTTATTTCACTACTACTATTTGCTAATGGTAACGACATTTACAAGGCGATTGTAGGCAAGTAA
- a CDS encoding KilA-N domain-containing protein, translating into MSKNKKINVKGVDIALYEDNKEDFISLTDIARHRDDERSDYILQNWMRNRSTIEFVGLWEKFNNPDFNSIEFDGIKNMAGSNSFSLTPKRWIESTNAIGIISKTGRYGGTFAHKDIAFEFATWLSAEFKFYLIKEFQRLKEEENSTKKLEWNLQRTISKINYKIHTDAIKENLIPISLTAYQRNFIYADEADILNVALFGKTAKQWRIENPNEKGNIRDIASIEQLVVLSNLESINAMLIQQDIEQNERLLKLNEIAISQMKSLINTTELKNISS; encoded by the coding sequence ATGTCAAAAAATAAAAAGATAAATGTAAAAGGTGTCGATATTGCTTTATATGAAGACAATAAAGAGGATTTTATATCTCTAACGGATATTGCGAGACATCGCGATGATGAACGAAGTGATTATATTTTGCAAAACTGGATGAGAAACAGAAGCACAATTGAATTTGTTGGCTTATGGGAGAAATTTAATAATCCTGATTTTAATTCCATCGAATTCGATGGAATTAAAAATATGGCGGGTTCTAATAGCTTTTCGTTAACTCCGAAACGTTGGATTGAATCTACTAATGCTATTGGAATTATTTCGAAAACAGGTAGATATGGAGGAACGTTTGCTCATAAAGATATCGCTTTTGAATTTGCCACGTGGTTGAGTGCAGAGTTTAAGTTTTATTTAATAAAAGAATTTCAGCGTCTAAAGGAAGAAGAAAATAGTACTAAAAAATTAGAGTGGAATTTGCAAAGAACCATTTCTAAAATTAATTACAAAATACATACAGATGCAATAAAGGAAAATCTAATACCCATAAGCTTAACAGCTTATCAGAGAAACTTTATTTACGCAGATGAAGCAGATATATTGAATGTTGCTTTGTTTGGAAAAACAGCAAAACAATGGCGTATTGAAAATCCTAATGAAAAAGGGAATATTAGAGATATAGCATCTATTGAACAGCTAGTTGTGTTATCTAATCTTGAAAGTATAAATGCTATGCTGATACAACAAGATATAGAACAGAATGAAAGATTGCTAAAGTTGAATGAAATTGCAATTAGCCAAATGAAATCGTTAATAAATACAACTGAATTGAAGAATATTTCATCCTAA